The following proteins come from a genomic window of Triticum aestivum cultivar Chinese Spring chromosome 6A, IWGSC CS RefSeq v2.1, whole genome shotgun sequence:
- the LOC123131766 gene encoding uncharacterized protein, with protein sequence MPLLPAAAPPLPLSSHRLGLPFLSPPSPAGRPLRRGDLVIRMGGGPRTFPGGVSKWQWKRMQARKAKQLLKARLARERQLYEMRRRAELRDAVVHLERPWDPDSAPVSAAALAPTLLSIAADDQLRGLADRFHRPGGVDLWNDRDGPQVFASPDTVMASARFFPRDAVHSVQPYARLGAGDGAGAEGAQGVRRNDAVEEDAYGCSEPAVQLMERDGMWEPVIALEGGDEDNSSVRSWIHDDDDDISDSDDEEDVDFGHQRRAVVTQDGRRDGETASTMRVGSERGRQWRGHGSFSDSEGARRGHPDQRCSDRSSGSRRKPPAARWKPWNAEGSNAIGKDRIGGGSFSDSEVSRRGFEPKSRARNREDTMDTVVKWKLSYDSHGNVVRKVRVGGEFDSNSDSGRGDKMEPKWGAPNGSSPSENRRGRAGLKHRPKANSGERPGGYTRGHNGDERDQFGNGFASDLEEPTWNPRKKNEARNSNGSSEYNSDRNSRFRSGGSGAARRLDITRPVMNANREDGGGRRSRGDGYSLRPTSEFHSSMDRNGGRQFRGDGY encoded by the coding sequence ATGCCGCTCCtcccggcggcggcgccgccgttgCCGCTCTCCTCTCACCGCCTCGGCCTCCCCTTCCTCTCGCCCCCCTCGCCCGCCggccgccccctccgccgcgggGACCTGGTCATCcgcatgggcggcggcccccgcacGTTCCCGGGCGGCGTCTCCAAGTGGCAGTGGAAGCGCATGCAGGCCCGGAAGGCGAAGCAGCTGCTCAAGGCCCGCCTCGCCCGCGAGCGCCAGCTCTACGAGATGCGCAGGCGTGCCGAGCTCCGCGACGCCGTCGTCCACCTCGAGCGGCCCTGGGACCCCGACTCGGCCCCCGTCTCCGCCGCCGCGCTGGCGCCCACCCTCCTCTCCATCGCCGCCGACGACCAGCTCAGGGGCCTCGCCGACCGCTTCCACCGCCCCGGCGGCGTCGACCTCTGGAACGACCGCGACGGGCCCCAGGTGTTCGCGTCCCCGGACACGGTCATGGCGTCGGCGCGCTTCTTCCCCAGGGACGCCGTCCACAGCGTCCAGCCCTATGCCCGCCTCGGCGCTGGCGACGGCGCCGGGGCCGAGGGCGCGCAGGGTGTTCGGCGGAATGACGCTGTGGAGGAGGACGCGTATGGTTGCAGCGAGCCTGCGGTCCAGCTGATGGAGAGGGATGGGATGTGGGAGCCGGTCATTGCTTTGGAAGGTGGAGATGAAGACAATTCGAGCGTCAGGAGCTGgattcatgatgatgatgatgatatttctgATTCAGACGACGAAGAGGATGTTGATTTTGGTCACCAACGACGAGCAGTGGTAACACAAGATGGAAGGAGGGATGGTGAAACTGCAAGCACTATGCGTGTTGGAAGTGAGAGGGGCAGGCAGTGGAGAGGCCATGGTTCCTTTTCAGATTCAGAAGGCGCAAGAAGAGGTCATCCTGATCAAAGATGTTCAGACAGAAGTAGTGGGAGCAGAAGGAAGCCTCCCGCCGCAAGATGGAAGCCTTGGAACGCCGAGGGCAGTAACGCCATTGGGAAGGACCGAATAGGTGGCGGTTCTTTCTCCGACTCGGAGGTGAGCCGCCGTGGTTTTGAGCCAAAATCAAGAGCAAGGAACAGAGAGGACACAATGGACACAGTGGTGAAGTGGAAGCTCTCTTATGATAGCCATGGCAATGTGGTTAGAAAGGTTCGCGTTGGTGGTGAATTTGATTCAAATTCAGACAGTGGAAGGGGCGACAAAATGGAACCAAAATGGGGAGCCCCGAATGGGTCTAGTCCAAGTGAGAACCGAAGAGGTCGAGCAGGGCTGAAACATAGACCTAAGGCCAACAGTGGCGAAAGGCCAGGAGGATACACGAGGGGTCACAATGGTGATGAAAGGGATCAATTTGGTAACGGCTTTGCTTCGGACTTGGAGGAGCCGACATGGAACccaagaaaaaagaacgaagctaGGAATAGCAATGGCAGCAGTGAGTACAACAGTGATAGGAATAGTAGATTCAGGAGTGGTGGAAGTGGGGCTGCAAGACGGCTAGACATTACTCGTCCTGTGATGAACGCCAACAGAGaagatggaggagggcggcggtcgaGGGGAGATGGATACTCGCTACGACCAACATCGGAATTTCACAGCTCGATGGACCGGAATGGGGGACGGCAGTTCAGAGGAGACGGATATTGA